The following proteins are co-located in the Athene noctua chromosome 16, bAthNoc1.hap1.1, whole genome shotgun sequence genome:
- the KIAA1755 gene encoding uncharacterized protein KIAA1755 homolog isoform X2: MDAGALDAAVQSALQALYPPFEATAPTVLGQVFRLLETSYRGDGLCCLLQFLIPAKRLFEHVRQAACAPYFNCIFLHEGWPLCLHEKVVVHLAPLNPLLLRPGDFYLQAEPCEEHSARITVKHLSPDLRGVEETPVPEAAYTLLFTNEWLEEINGDRARDPLHTCLVATENGIAPLPWSKIATPEFIDKPKAGADSTPADTRHGLAPDTAAEPAAPCAALPHGPADAPAPCGNVAGTIPGCRVTSRKLSPGRYPGLIKVDQAGLQKKPATLAVPSLCEIVSQNLEGEYVDLLELPQEQLDLLAPSLPPACPAGPIGAGAEVTLPWANGALGAEAWPCGGAPSSEEGPCTPCLGAKLSREPGPLSPRCRHRDSYLAALQNPVSFGPGLMAAILEEPDSPGPGPEPPPATPHETPVQHRRGGGSPTVLARRPRRASPGVPAEALAGQGGPRLPPAPSHKFSFLKSPRLGAAPGDERAASQHEGAWKKMSAIYSPRMGRAKPAGKGTVGAGLRRRPGSAGAFVFLCLVAPRQLLSPLSPRTGTDAAAAAPEEERSLESPGCRDGPSAPGTGPPGREPPGWQDLHAGLLRSGIVRLPGSSDRLGRALLQVTTSGSAWGAAWCSAAELARLILFLCSLPRREAKDSGLTVVVDARKQPPAPVLFSALRSVQSVSPGCIHTLLLLAEKEPGAHRERLPGVQVETLASLKALGRHVDSSQLTPELDGAFPYCHGEWVQFFQKLHPFTASLRRASELLQSCIQELRRADTLAGTQDAAACIGRHQELMRKVLSDPQLVQVQREAGAVLARLRREAARLSASAHVRTSMESAEGLYSRLEEELHDLVSRSNSCLERLEFLQKVQELEAEFSKLGRWLDGEAAVRLQEMGAEEWSPDSFPGSAEQVNEFLVQATARCQRGLALCQEAAEVRDAAFPEADPFQATVALFRTKLISFWRQVERRQAERELRRELGRFSSKITGLRLDCRQCSARGKHGEGQALQCLQSSFQKLSVEFALEKLQEMKAQVCRMQSSRGLAAWTEARHRYQETRQILEEMLAELQEAWGARANGQGDAFSAPGSGSAAPCKEVPGCEAPASPEPAGPGGRGAAARPEPSAGGPGGSAPSPVLGVEPSSPQPRGREGPEGDCATRCHVPAATSPKPGSGACLGAAGHLAQEGSRSLQRHPFTLPPRACFPGAELLCPTAVPHGTVSAPSTHGSPADKQAEATQYFQVSSQSSFSSEDSDSQNSAEDALAVSLALPRDLHSPRPPCPSEKPPQIVYLENHRTESPAKANAE; the protein is encoded by the exons ATG GACGCCGGGGCGCTGGACGCGGCGGTGCAGAGTGCCCTCCAGGCCCTCTACCCCCCCTTCGAAGCCACGGCCCCCACGGTCCTGGGCCAGGTGTTTCGGCTGCTGGAGACCAGCTACCGGGGAGAtgggctctgctgcctgctccagtTCCTCATCCCGGCCAAGCGGCTCTTCGAGCACGTGCGGCAGGCAGCCTGC GCTCCCTACTTTAACTGCATCTTTCTCCACGAGGGCTGGCCCTTGTGCCTCCACGAGAAGGTGGTCGTCCACCTCGCGCCGCTCAACCCCCTCCTGCTGCGCCCCGGGGACTTCTACCTGCAAGCGGAGCCCTGCGAGGAGCACTCGGCGCGCATCACTGTCAAGCACCTCTCGCCCGACCTGCGCGGGGTGGAGGAGACGCCGGTCCCCGAGGCCGCCTACACGCTGCTCTTCACCAACGAGTGGCTGGAGGAGATCAACGGCGACCGGGCCAGAGACCCCCTGCACACCTGCCTGGTGGCCACCGAGAACGGCATCGCCCCGCTGCCGTGGAGCAAGATCGCCACGCCGGAGTTCATCGACAAGCCCAAGGCCGGAGCCGACAGCACGCCCGCGGACACCCGGCACGGTCTCGCTCCCGACACCGCAGCTGAGCCGGCAGCGCCCTGCGCGGCCCTGCCCCACGGCCCAGCGGACGCCCCGGCACCCTGTGGCAACGTCGCGGGCACCATCCCGGGCTGCAGGGTCACCTCTCGGAAGTTGAGCCCGGGAAGGTACCCGGGACTGATCAAGGTGGACCAGGCCGGGCTGCAGAAGAAGCCGGCCACGCTGGCTGTGCCCAGCCTCTGCGAGATCGTCAGCCAGAACCTGGAGGGGGAGTACGTGGACCTGCTGGAGCTCCCCCAGGAGCAGCTGGACCTCCTGGCCCCGTCCCTGCCGCCCGCCTGCCCTGCCGGGCCGatcggggccggggccgaggtGACGCTTCCCTGGGCAAACggggcactgggggcagaggCCTGGCCCTGCGGGGGGGCACCAAGCTCGGAGGAGGGTCCCTGCACCCCGTGCCTGGGGGCGAAGCTGAGCCGGGAGCCGGGGCCACTCAGCCCGCGGTGCCGCCACCGTGACTCTTACTTGGCCGCGCTGCAGAACCCGGTGAGCTTTGGCCCTGGGCTGATGGCCGCCATCCTGGAGGAGCCGGACAGCCCCGGCCCTGGCCCCgagccgccccctgccaccccccacgAGACCCCGGTGCAGCACAGGAGGGGTGGCGGCAGCCCCACGGTCCTCGCCCGTCGTCCCCGCCGAGCGAGCCCCGGGGTGCCGGCGGAGGCCTTGGCGGGGCAGGGcggcccccggctccccccggcccccagccACAAGTTCTCCTTCCTGAAGAGCCcgcggctcggggcagcccccggggacGAAAGAGCCGCCAGCCAGCACGAAGGGGCCTGGAAGAAGATGTCTGCCATCTACTCGCCCAGGATGGGCAGAGCCAAGCCAGCCGGGAAAGGTACCgtgggagcggggctgcggcgcCGGCCGGGCTCTGCGGGGGCTTTTGTATTTCTCTGCCTCGTTGCCCCTCGCCAGCTCCTCTCTCCTCTGTCCCCACGGACAGGTACGGATGCGGCAGCTGCTGCCCCTGAAGAGGAACGGTCCCTGGAAAGCCCCGGCTGCAGGGATGGTCCCTCCGCACCGGGCACCGGCCCCCCTGGCCGGGAGCCGCCGGGCTGGCAGGACCTGCACGCCGGGCTGCTGCGCTCGGGCATCGTCCGCCTGCCAG GGAGCTCGGACCGGCTGGGCAGGGCCCTCCTCCAGGTGACCACCAGCGGCAGCGCCTGGGGGGCCGCATGGTGCTCGGCCGCTGAGCTGGCGAGGctcatcctcttcctctgctCGCTCCCCAG GCGGGAGGCGAAGGACAGCGGGCTCACTGTCGTGGTGGATGCCAGGAAGCAGCCGCCTGCTCCCGTCCTGTTCTCGGCGCTCCGCTCCGTGCAG AGCGTCTCGCCGGGCTGCATCcacaccctgctgctgctggccgaGAAGGAGCCGGGCGCCCACCGCGAGAGGCTGCCCGGGGTGCAG GTGGAGACCCTGGCGTCACTGAAGGCTCTGGGCCGCCACGTCGACAGCTCCCAGCTGACCCCGGAGCTGGACGGTGCCTTCCCCTACTGCCACGGCGAGTGGGTTCAATTCTTCCAG AAGCTGCATCCCTTCACCGCCAGCCTCCGGCGGGCATcggagctgctgcagagctgcatccAGGAGCTGCGGCGCGCTGACACACTGGCGGGGACGCAG GATGCGGCCGCCTGCATCGGGAGGCACCAGGAGCTGATGCGGAAGGTGCTGAGCGACCCGCAGCTGGTGCAGGTGCAGCGCGAGGCGGGGGCCGTGCTGGCCAGGCTGCGCAGGGAGGCCGCGCGGCTCAGCGCCTCGGCCCACGTCAG GACCAGCATGGAGTCAGCCGAGGGGCTGTACAGCCGGCTGGAGGAAGAGCTTCACGACCTGGTGTCCCGGTCCAACAGCTGCCTGGAGCGCCTGGAGTTCCTCCAAAAGGTCCAGGAGCTCGAGGCCGAGTTCAGCAAG CTGGGGCGCTGGCTGGACGGGGAGGCGGCAGTGCGGCTGCAGGAGATGGGTGCTGAGGAGTGGAGCCCCGACAGCTTCCCGGGCTCCGCCGAGCAGGTTAACGAGTTCCTCGTCCAGGCAACA GCCCGGTGCCAGCGCGGCCTGGCGCTGTGTCAGGAGGCGGCCGAGGTCCGGGACGCGGCTTTCCCCGAGGCCGACCCCTTCCAGGCAACCGTGGCGCTTTTCCGGACGAAGCTGATAAGCTTCTGGAGGCAGGTGGAGCGGCGACAGGCCGAGCGGGAGCTGCGACGGGAGCTGGGCCGCTTCTCCAGCAAG ATCACGGGGCTGAGGCTGGACTGCAGGCAGTGCTCGGCCCGCGGGAAGCACGGGGAGGGCCAGGCGCTGCAGTGCCTGCAGAGCTCCTTCCAGAAGCTGTCGGTGGAGTTCgccctggagaagctgcaggagATGAAGGCTCAGGTGTGCAGGATGCAGAGCAGCCGCGGGCTGGCAGCCTGGACCGAGGCACGGCACCGCTACCAGGAGACGCGGCAGATCCTGGAGGAGATGCTGGCGGAGCTGCAGGAGGCCTGGGGAGCGCGAGCCAACGGGCAGGGAGACGCTTTCAGTGCCCCCGGCTCAGGGTCCGCAGCCCCTTGCAAGGAAGTCCCAGGCTGCGAAGCACCCGCCAGCCCCgagccagcggggccggggggccggggggcggcggcacgGCCGGAGCCCAGCGCTGGGGGGCCAGGCGGCAGCGCTCCCAGCCCCGTGCTGGGTGTGGAGCCGAGCTCCCCACAGCCCCGCGGCCGGGAAGGGCCGGAGGGCGACTGTGCCACTCGCTGCCACgtccctgctgccacctccccaaaACCCGGGAGCGGAGCCTGCCTGGGCGCCGCAGGACACCTCGCCCAGGAGGGCAGCCGGTCCCTCCAGAGGCATCCCTTCACCCTGCCTCCTCGGGCGTGTTTTCCGGGTGCTGAGCTGTTGTGCCCCACTGCTGTGCCCCACGGGACTGTctcagcccccagcacacacGGTTCCCCTGCAGATAAGCAGGCAGAAGCCACCCAGTACTTCCAGGTTTCCAGCCAGAGCAGTTTCTCCTCTGAAGACTCAGACTCACAGAACTCTGCTGAGGACGCCCTAGCAGTGAGCCTGGCTTTGCCCCGTGACCTCCACAGCCCCAGACCACCTTGCCCCTCCGAAAAGCCCCCCCAGATCGTTTACCTGGAGAACCACCGCACCGAGAGTCCAGCTAAAGCAAATGCCGAGTAA
- the KIAA1755 gene encoding uncharacterized protein KIAA1755 homolog isoform X1: protein MDAGALDAAVQSALQALYPPFEATAPTVLGQVFRLLETSYRGDGLCCLLQFLIPAKRLFEHVRQAACAPYFNCIFLHEGWPLCLHEKVVVHLAPLNPLLLRPGDFYLQAEPCEEHSARITVKHLSPDLRGVEETPVPEAAYTLLFTNEWLEEINGDRARDPLHTCLVATENGIAPLPWSKIATPEFIDKPKAGADSTPADTRHGLAPDTAAEPAAPCAALPHGPADAPAPCGNVAGTIPGCRVTSRKLSPGRYPGLIKVDQAGLQKKPATLAVPSLCEIVSQNLEGEYVDLLELPQEQLDLLAPSLPPACPAGPIGAGAEVTLPWANGALGAEAWPCGGAPSSEEGPCTPCLGAKLSREPGPLSPRCRHRDSYLAALQNPVSFGPGLMAAILEEPDSPGPGPEPPPATPHETPVQHRRGGGSPTVLARRPRRASPGVPAEALAGQGGPRLPPAPSHKFSFLKSPRLGAAPGDERAASQHEGAWKKMSAIYSPRMGRAKPAGKGTVGAGLRRRPGSAGAFVFLCLVAPRQLLSPLSPRTGTDAAAAAPEEERSLESPGCRDGPSAPGTGPPGREPPGWQDLHAGLLRSGIVRLPGSSDRLGRALLQVTTSGSAWGAAWCSAAELARLILFLCSLPRREAKDSGLTVVVDARKQPPAPVLFSALRSVQSVSPGCIHTLLLLAEKEPGAHRERLPGVQVETLASLKALGRHVDSSQLTPELDGAFPYCHGEWVQFFQKLHPFTASLRRASELLQSCIQELRRADTLAGTQVTGRDAAACIGRHQELMRKVLSDPQLVQVQREAGAVLARLRREAARLSASAHVRTSMESAEGLYSRLEEELHDLVSRSNSCLERLEFLQKVQELEAEFSKLGRWLDGEAAVRLQEMGAEEWSPDSFPGSAEQVNEFLVQATARCQRGLALCQEAAEVRDAAFPEADPFQATVALFRTKLISFWRQVERRQAERELRRELGRFSSKITGLRLDCRQCSARGKHGEGQALQCLQSSFQKLSVEFALEKLQEMKAQVCRMQSSRGLAAWTEARHRYQETRQILEEMLAELQEAWGARANGQGDAFSAPGSGSAAPCKEVPGCEAPASPEPAGPGGRGAAARPEPSAGGPGGSAPSPVLGVEPSSPQPRGREGPEGDCATRCHVPAATSPKPGSGACLGAAGHLAQEGSRSLQRHPFTLPPRACFPGAELLCPTAVPHGTVSAPSTHGSPADKQAEATQYFQVSSQSSFSSEDSDSQNSAEDALAVSLALPRDLHSPRPPCPSEKPPQIVYLENHRTESPAKANAE from the exons ATG GACGCCGGGGCGCTGGACGCGGCGGTGCAGAGTGCCCTCCAGGCCCTCTACCCCCCCTTCGAAGCCACGGCCCCCACGGTCCTGGGCCAGGTGTTTCGGCTGCTGGAGACCAGCTACCGGGGAGAtgggctctgctgcctgctccagtTCCTCATCCCGGCCAAGCGGCTCTTCGAGCACGTGCGGCAGGCAGCCTGC GCTCCCTACTTTAACTGCATCTTTCTCCACGAGGGCTGGCCCTTGTGCCTCCACGAGAAGGTGGTCGTCCACCTCGCGCCGCTCAACCCCCTCCTGCTGCGCCCCGGGGACTTCTACCTGCAAGCGGAGCCCTGCGAGGAGCACTCGGCGCGCATCACTGTCAAGCACCTCTCGCCCGACCTGCGCGGGGTGGAGGAGACGCCGGTCCCCGAGGCCGCCTACACGCTGCTCTTCACCAACGAGTGGCTGGAGGAGATCAACGGCGACCGGGCCAGAGACCCCCTGCACACCTGCCTGGTGGCCACCGAGAACGGCATCGCCCCGCTGCCGTGGAGCAAGATCGCCACGCCGGAGTTCATCGACAAGCCCAAGGCCGGAGCCGACAGCACGCCCGCGGACACCCGGCACGGTCTCGCTCCCGACACCGCAGCTGAGCCGGCAGCGCCCTGCGCGGCCCTGCCCCACGGCCCAGCGGACGCCCCGGCACCCTGTGGCAACGTCGCGGGCACCATCCCGGGCTGCAGGGTCACCTCTCGGAAGTTGAGCCCGGGAAGGTACCCGGGACTGATCAAGGTGGACCAGGCCGGGCTGCAGAAGAAGCCGGCCACGCTGGCTGTGCCCAGCCTCTGCGAGATCGTCAGCCAGAACCTGGAGGGGGAGTACGTGGACCTGCTGGAGCTCCCCCAGGAGCAGCTGGACCTCCTGGCCCCGTCCCTGCCGCCCGCCTGCCCTGCCGGGCCGatcggggccggggccgaggtGACGCTTCCCTGGGCAAACggggcactgggggcagaggCCTGGCCCTGCGGGGGGGCACCAAGCTCGGAGGAGGGTCCCTGCACCCCGTGCCTGGGGGCGAAGCTGAGCCGGGAGCCGGGGCCACTCAGCCCGCGGTGCCGCCACCGTGACTCTTACTTGGCCGCGCTGCAGAACCCGGTGAGCTTTGGCCCTGGGCTGATGGCCGCCATCCTGGAGGAGCCGGACAGCCCCGGCCCTGGCCCCgagccgccccctgccaccccccacgAGACCCCGGTGCAGCACAGGAGGGGTGGCGGCAGCCCCACGGTCCTCGCCCGTCGTCCCCGCCGAGCGAGCCCCGGGGTGCCGGCGGAGGCCTTGGCGGGGCAGGGcggcccccggctccccccggcccccagccACAAGTTCTCCTTCCTGAAGAGCCcgcggctcggggcagcccccggggacGAAAGAGCCGCCAGCCAGCACGAAGGGGCCTGGAAGAAGATGTCTGCCATCTACTCGCCCAGGATGGGCAGAGCCAAGCCAGCCGGGAAAGGTACCgtgggagcggggctgcggcgcCGGCCGGGCTCTGCGGGGGCTTTTGTATTTCTCTGCCTCGTTGCCCCTCGCCAGCTCCTCTCTCCTCTGTCCCCACGGACAGGTACGGATGCGGCAGCTGCTGCCCCTGAAGAGGAACGGTCCCTGGAAAGCCCCGGCTGCAGGGATGGTCCCTCCGCACCGGGCACCGGCCCCCCTGGCCGGGAGCCGCCGGGCTGGCAGGACCTGCACGCCGGGCTGCTGCGCTCGGGCATCGTCCGCCTGCCAG GGAGCTCGGACCGGCTGGGCAGGGCCCTCCTCCAGGTGACCACCAGCGGCAGCGCCTGGGGGGCCGCATGGTGCTCGGCCGCTGAGCTGGCGAGGctcatcctcttcctctgctCGCTCCCCAG GCGGGAGGCGAAGGACAGCGGGCTCACTGTCGTGGTGGATGCCAGGAAGCAGCCGCCTGCTCCCGTCCTGTTCTCGGCGCTCCGCTCCGTGCAG AGCGTCTCGCCGGGCTGCATCcacaccctgctgctgctggccgaGAAGGAGCCGGGCGCCCACCGCGAGAGGCTGCCCGGGGTGCAG GTGGAGACCCTGGCGTCACTGAAGGCTCTGGGCCGCCACGTCGACAGCTCCCAGCTGACCCCGGAGCTGGACGGTGCCTTCCCCTACTGCCACGGCGAGTGGGTTCAATTCTTCCAG AAGCTGCATCCCTTCACCGCCAGCCTCCGGCGGGCATcggagctgctgcagagctgcatccAGGAGCTGCGGCGCGCTGACACACTGGCGGGGACGCAGGTAACGGGCAGG GATGCGGCCGCCTGCATCGGGAGGCACCAGGAGCTGATGCGGAAGGTGCTGAGCGACCCGCAGCTGGTGCAGGTGCAGCGCGAGGCGGGGGCCGTGCTGGCCAGGCTGCGCAGGGAGGCCGCGCGGCTCAGCGCCTCGGCCCACGTCAG GACCAGCATGGAGTCAGCCGAGGGGCTGTACAGCCGGCTGGAGGAAGAGCTTCACGACCTGGTGTCCCGGTCCAACAGCTGCCTGGAGCGCCTGGAGTTCCTCCAAAAGGTCCAGGAGCTCGAGGCCGAGTTCAGCAAG CTGGGGCGCTGGCTGGACGGGGAGGCGGCAGTGCGGCTGCAGGAGATGGGTGCTGAGGAGTGGAGCCCCGACAGCTTCCCGGGCTCCGCCGAGCAGGTTAACGAGTTCCTCGTCCAGGCAACA GCCCGGTGCCAGCGCGGCCTGGCGCTGTGTCAGGAGGCGGCCGAGGTCCGGGACGCGGCTTTCCCCGAGGCCGACCCCTTCCAGGCAACCGTGGCGCTTTTCCGGACGAAGCTGATAAGCTTCTGGAGGCAGGTGGAGCGGCGACAGGCCGAGCGGGAGCTGCGACGGGAGCTGGGCCGCTTCTCCAGCAAG ATCACGGGGCTGAGGCTGGACTGCAGGCAGTGCTCGGCCCGCGGGAAGCACGGGGAGGGCCAGGCGCTGCAGTGCCTGCAGAGCTCCTTCCAGAAGCTGTCGGTGGAGTTCgccctggagaagctgcaggagATGAAGGCTCAGGTGTGCAGGATGCAGAGCAGCCGCGGGCTGGCAGCCTGGACCGAGGCACGGCACCGCTACCAGGAGACGCGGCAGATCCTGGAGGAGATGCTGGCGGAGCTGCAGGAGGCCTGGGGAGCGCGAGCCAACGGGCAGGGAGACGCTTTCAGTGCCCCCGGCTCAGGGTCCGCAGCCCCTTGCAAGGAAGTCCCAGGCTGCGAAGCACCCGCCAGCCCCgagccagcggggccggggggccggggggcggcggcacgGCCGGAGCCCAGCGCTGGGGGGCCAGGCGGCAGCGCTCCCAGCCCCGTGCTGGGTGTGGAGCCGAGCTCCCCACAGCCCCGCGGCCGGGAAGGGCCGGAGGGCGACTGTGCCACTCGCTGCCACgtccctgctgccacctccccaaaACCCGGGAGCGGAGCCTGCCTGGGCGCCGCAGGACACCTCGCCCAGGAGGGCAGCCGGTCCCTCCAGAGGCATCCCTTCACCCTGCCTCCTCGGGCGTGTTTTCCGGGTGCTGAGCTGTTGTGCCCCACTGCTGTGCCCCACGGGACTGTctcagcccccagcacacacGGTTCCCCTGCAGATAAGCAGGCAGAAGCCACCCAGTACTTCCAGGTTTCCAGCCAGAGCAGTTTCTCCTCTGAAGACTCAGACTCACAGAACTCTGCTGAGGACGCCCTAGCAGTGAGCCTGGCTTTGCCCCGTGACCTCCACAGCCCCAGACCACCTTGCCCCTCCGAAAAGCCCCCCCAGATCGTTTACCTGGAGAACCACCGCACCGAGAGTCCAGCTAAAGCAAATGCCGAGTAA